The Plasmodium malariae genome assembly, contig: PmUG01_00_26, whole genome shotgun sequence genome has a window encoding:
- the PmUG01_00049600 gene encoding fam-l protein yields the protein MERKIMLLLFIKIYALIILLSWAFHFKNDVSIFIKFQYENYNLGKKLEDRRYRTLAKYKQDMYVHNTYLKEDIKNYVSNEKKDVTDIEKKVTTKKEKLNTVSSTTERGHKQYIKNKSCMFETRKYSHMEKKIFKELDYIDFLNNNKTISNKIFRKLVLKKYRVRFVLPLFFVLCLLASIILDFSYGVGLIRGFIELLKHPFVGWLSPLHKALKESPLSFLFESLKGLDRTKKKLEDSGVHKYYVTSFLFYMIYLIPFLILTFTLIFMVVYYHKKVKKYQKIKFRKR from the exons atggaacgaaaaattatgttacttttatttattaaaatttatgcgttaataatacttttatCCTGGGCATTTCATTTTAAGAATGATGTA agtatatttataaaatttcagTATGAAAACTACAACCTTGGTAAAAAATTGGAAGATAGGAGATATAGGACactagcaaaatataaacaggatatgtatgtacataatacatatttaaaagaagatataaaaaattatgtatcaaacgaaaaaaaagatgtaactgatattgaaaaaaaggtaacaacaaaaaaagaaaagttaaATACAGTGTCATCAACGACTGAAAGAGGccataaacaatatataaaaaataaatcgtGTATGTTTGAAACAAGAAAATATTCtcatatggaaaaaaaaatattcaaagaacttgATTACATAGATTTTCTTAACAACAACAAAACAAttagtaataaaattttcagaaaattggttttaaaaaaatacagagTACGATTCGTTTTACCTTTATTCTTTGTCTTATGTTTATTAGCCTCAATAATATTAGATTTTTCTTATGGCGTAGGACTTATTCGGGGTTTTATTGAATTATTGAAACACCCTTTTGTTGGTTGGTTGAGTCCATTGCATAAAGCTTTAAAGGAATCCCCATTAAGTTTTCTGTTCGAATCCCTTAAAGGATTGGATAGGACCAAAAAGAAATTAGAAGATAGTGGTGtccataaatattatgtaacaagttttttgttttatatgatatatttaataccTTTCTTAATATTAACTTTCACCCTAATATTTATGGTTGtttattaccataaaaaagttaaaaaatatcaaaaaattaagtttagAAAAAGGTAA